From a single Oncorhynchus tshawytscha isolate Ot180627B unplaced genomic scaffold, Otsh_v2.0 Un_scaffold_17_pilon_pilon, whole genome shotgun sequence genomic region:
- the LOC112222698 gene encoding peroxisomal carnitine O-octanoyltransferase isoform X2, producing the protein MWHTLQYWDLLRTERLDPHKAGNVVLDMDQFRMLFCTCKVPGVTKDTIINYFKTESEGPCPSHVLVMCKGRFFSFDAVCDGHILTPPELLRQLTHVKQCCEGEPAGDGVAALTSEERTLWAKAREYLIGIDPANKTILETIQSSLFVVSLDDAKPYATSENYTLVTREALTGDPTIRWGDKSYNSLSFADGTFGSNCDHAPYDAMVLVTQGYYVDQQLKATDGKWKGSETVRPMPLPEELVFTVDDRVRSDVAHAKQQYFETTQDLQVVCYAFTSFGKAAIKQRKLHPDTFIQLALQLAYYRQHGRLGSCYETAMTRRFYHGRTETMRPCTLEAQNWCHTMLLPAASAEAKRKALLLAFNKHNKLMAEAQNGKGFDRHLLGLYLIAKEEGLPMPDLFTDPLYSKSGGGGNFTLSTSLVGYTTVLGAVAPMVHHGYGFFYRIGDDRIVASCTAWKSSQETDAETLFQNLVTSLHEMLHLATTAQLYTHTHTHTHTHTHTHTHTHTHTHTHTHTHTHTHTHTHTHTHTHTHTHTHTHTVCRW; encoded by the exons ATGTGGCACACTCTACAGTACTGGGACCTGCTTCGCAC GGAGAGGCTGGACCCTCATAAAGCTGGTAATGTGGTGTTGGATATGGACCAGTTCAGAATGCTGTTCTGTACATGTAAAGTTCCTGGAGTCACCAAGGATACCATCATCAACTACTTTAAGACAG agagcGAGGGTCCATGCCCCTCCCACGTGTTGGTGATGTGTAAGGGACGTTTCTTCTCGTTTGATGCAGTGTGTGACGGACACATTCTTACCCCTCCAGAGCTGCTCAG gcagctGACCCATGTGAAGCAGTGTTGTGAAGGGGAGCCAGCGGGAGATGGTGTCGCCGCTCTCACCTCAGAGGAGAGGACACTCTGGGCTAAG gcCAGGGAGTATCTGATAGGTATAGATCCAGCCAATAAGACCATCTTAGAGACCATCCAGAGCAGTCTGTTTGTGGTCTCACTGGACGATGCTAAACCGTACGCTACTTCAGAGAACTACACActg GTGACCCGGGAAGCGCTGACAGGAGACCCCACCATCCGCTGGGGAGACAAGTCCTACAACTCCCTCTCCTTCGCCGACGGAACCTTCGGATCCAATTGTGAC CATGCCCCCTACGATGCCATGGTGCTGGTAACTCAGGGTTACTATGTGGATCAGCAGCTCAAAGCTACAGACGGCAAGTGGAAG ggCTCTGAGACGGTGCGGCCTATGCCTCTTCCTGAAGAGTTGGTCTTCACTGTGGATGACAGAGTCAGGAGTGACGTTGCACATGCCAAGCAACAGTACTTTGAGact acTCAGGACTTGCAGGTGGTGTGTTATGCGTTCACCTCGTTTGGGAAAGCAGCCATCAAACAGAGGAAGCTCCACCCAGACACCTTCATACAACTGGCCCTTCAACTGGCTTATTACAGACAGCATGGGAG GTTAGGTAGTTGCTATGAGACAGCGATGACCAGAAGGTTCTACCACGGTAGGACTGAGACCATGAGGCCCTGTACCCTGGAGGCACAGAATTGGTGCCATACCATGCTCCTCCCTGCAGCCAGC GCTGAGGCTAAGAGGAAAGCCCTGCTGCTGGCCTTCAACAAGCACAACAAACTGATGGCTGAGGCACAGAACGGAAAAGGTTTTGACAGACATCTCCTGGGCCTTTACCTGATCGCCAAGGAGGAGGGACTTCCTATGCCAGACCTTTTCACTGATCCACTGTATTCcaagag TGGTGGGGGCGGTAACTTTACCCTGTCCACCAGTCTGGTTGGCTACACCACAGTCCTGGGAGCGGTTGCTCCCATGGTGCACCATGGCTACGGGTTCTTCTACCGCATCGGAGACGACAG GATCGTGGCTTCCTGTACAGCGTGGAAGTCCAGTcaagagacagatgcagagacaCTGTTCCAGAACCTGGTTACCTCCCTACATGAGATGTTACATCTCGCTACCACAGCtcagctctacacacacacacacacacacacacacacacacacacacacacacacacacacacacacacacacacacacacacacacacacacacacacacacacacacacacacacacacacacacacacacacacacacacacacacacacacacacacacagtttgtagATGGTAG
- the LOC112222698 gene encoding peroxisomal carnitine O-octanoyltransferase isoform X1 produces MTNQVSEFPTERTFQYQHSLPPLPVPSLEGSLAKYLDAVRPFATEEEYQVTAAVVKRFGEGIGKDLHQKLLQRARTRRNWLEDWWLDAAYLELRYPSQLNVNFGGPAPYLEHCWPPTEGVQLQRTSISMWHTLQYWDLLRTERLDPHKAGNVVLDMDQFRMLFCTCKVPGVTKDTIINYFKTESEGPCPSHVLVMCKGRFFSFDAVCDGHILTPPELLRQLTHVKQCCEGEPAGDGVAALTSEERTLWAKAREYLIGIDPANKTILETIQSSLFVVSLDDAKPYATSENYTLVTREALTGDPTIRWGDKSYNSLSFADGTFGSNCDHAPYDAMVLVTQGYYVDQQLKATDGKWKGSETVRPMPLPEELVFTVDDRVRSDVAHAKQQYFETTQDLQVVCYAFTSFGKAAIKQRKLHPDTFIQLALQLAYYRQHGRLGSCYETAMTRRFYHGRTETMRPCTLEAQNWCHTMLLPAASAEAKRKALLLAFNKHNKLMAEAQNGKGFDRHLLGLYLIAKEEGLPMPDLFTDPLYSKSGGGGNFTLSTSLVGYTTVLGAVAPMVHHGYGFFYRIGDDRIVASCTAWKSSQETDAETLFQNLVTSLHEMLHLATTAQLYTHTHTHTHTHTHTHTHTHTHTHTHTHTHTHTHTHTHTHTHTHTHTHTHTHTVCRW; encoded by the exons ATGACCAACCAGGTGTCAGAGTTCCCCACTGAGCGGACGTTCCAGTACCAGCAtagcctgcctcctctccctgtaCCGTCTCTAGAGGGGAGCCTCGCCAAGTACCTGGATGCAG TGCGGCCGTTTGCTACAGAGGAGGAGTACCAGGTGACTGCAGCCGTAGTGAAGAGGTTTGGAGAGGGCATTGGCAAAGACCTGCACCAAAAACTACTGCAGAGAGCCAGGACACGCAGGAACTGG TTGGAGGACTGGTGGTTGGATGCAGCCTATCTGGAATTGCGTTACCCCTCCCAGTTGAATGTGAACTTCGGAGGTCCTGCACCCTACCTAGAGCACTGCTGGCCCCCTACAGAGGGAGtacagctacagaggaccagcATAAGCATGTGGCACACTCTACAGTACTGGGACCTGCTTCGCAC GGAGAGGCTGGACCCTCATAAAGCTGGTAATGTGGTGTTGGATATGGACCAGTTCAGAATGCTGTTCTGTACATGTAAAGTTCCTGGAGTCACCAAGGATACCATCATCAACTACTTTAAGACAG agagcGAGGGTCCATGCCCCTCCCACGTGTTGGTGATGTGTAAGGGACGTTTCTTCTCGTTTGATGCAGTGTGTGACGGACACATTCTTACCCCTCCAGAGCTGCTCAG gcagctGACCCATGTGAAGCAGTGTTGTGAAGGGGAGCCAGCGGGAGATGGTGTCGCCGCTCTCACCTCAGAGGAGAGGACACTCTGGGCTAAG gcCAGGGAGTATCTGATAGGTATAGATCCAGCCAATAAGACCATCTTAGAGACCATCCAGAGCAGTCTGTTTGTGGTCTCACTGGACGATGCTAAACCGTACGCTACTTCAGAGAACTACACActg GTGACCCGGGAAGCGCTGACAGGAGACCCCACCATCCGCTGGGGAGACAAGTCCTACAACTCCCTCTCCTTCGCCGACGGAACCTTCGGATCCAATTGTGAC CATGCCCCCTACGATGCCATGGTGCTGGTAACTCAGGGTTACTATGTGGATCAGCAGCTCAAAGCTACAGACGGCAAGTGGAAG ggCTCTGAGACGGTGCGGCCTATGCCTCTTCCTGAAGAGTTGGTCTTCACTGTGGATGACAGAGTCAGGAGTGACGTTGCACATGCCAAGCAACAGTACTTTGAGact acTCAGGACTTGCAGGTGGTGTGTTATGCGTTCACCTCGTTTGGGAAAGCAGCCATCAAACAGAGGAAGCTCCACCCAGACACCTTCATACAACTGGCCCTTCAACTGGCTTATTACAGACAGCATGGGAG GTTAGGTAGTTGCTATGAGACAGCGATGACCAGAAGGTTCTACCACGGTAGGACTGAGACCATGAGGCCCTGTACCCTGGAGGCACAGAATTGGTGCCATACCATGCTCCTCCCTGCAGCCAGC GCTGAGGCTAAGAGGAAAGCCCTGCTGCTGGCCTTCAACAAGCACAACAAACTGATGGCTGAGGCACAGAACGGAAAAGGTTTTGACAGACATCTCCTGGGCCTTTACCTGATCGCCAAGGAGGAGGGACTTCCTATGCCAGACCTTTTCACTGATCCACTGTATTCcaagag TGGTGGGGGCGGTAACTTTACCCTGTCCACCAGTCTGGTTGGCTACACCACAGTCCTGGGAGCGGTTGCTCCCATGGTGCACCATGGCTACGGGTTCTTCTACCGCATCGGAGACGACAG GATCGTGGCTTCCTGTACAGCGTGGAAGTCCAGTcaagagacagatgcagagacaCTGTTCCAGAACCTGGTTACCTCCCTACATGAGATGTTACATCTCGCTACCACAGCtcagctctacacacacacacacacacacacacacacacacacacacacacacacacacacacacacacacacacacacacacacacacacacacacacacacacacacacacacacacacacacacacacacacacacacacacacacacacacacacacacagtttgtagATGGTAG